In one Epinephelus lanceolatus isolate andai-2023 chromosome 19, ASM4190304v1, whole genome shotgun sequence genomic region, the following are encoded:
- the denr gene encoding density-regulated protein gives MATTEMESGSLECKSDHGTVDSDSKYPLKVLYCGVCSLPTEYCEYMPEPAKCRQWLEKNFPDVFARMTVANAPKQETGTGEAPPAGEEEEKKKQKRGGRGQIKQKKKTVPQKVTIAKIPRAKKKYVTRVCGLATFDIELKEAQRFFAQKFSCGASVTAEDEIIIQGDFTDDIIDVIQEKWPEVDDDSIDDLGEVKK, from the exons ATGGCTACTACTGAGATGGAATCTGGTTCTTTGGAATGCAAATCAGATCATGGGACAGTCGACTCTGATTCAAAGTACCCACTGAAAGTACTTTACTGTGGAG tgtGCTCCCTGCCTACTGAG TACTGTGAGTATATGCCTGAGCCAGCCAAATGTAGGCAATGGCTTGAGAAGAACTTTCCAGATGTCTTTGCCAGGATGACTGTAG CAAATGCTCCCAAGCAGGAAACCGGCACTGGAGAAGCTCCCCCTGCaggcgaggaggaggagaagaagaaacagaagaGAG GTGGAAGAGGCCAGatcaaacagaaaaagaagacTGTGCCTCAGAAAGTCACGATAGCAAAAATCCCAAGAGCCAAGAAGAAATACGTCACACGGGTGTGTGGCCTGGCAACATTTG ACATCGAACTTAAAGAGGCTCAGCGATTCTTTGCCCAGAAATTCTCTTGTGGTGCCTCAGTTACAGCAGAGGATGAAATAATCATTCAGGGAGATTTTACAGATGACATAATCGACGTCATTCAAGAGAAGTGGCCTGAG gTGGACGATGACAGCATCGATGATCTGGGTGAAGTCAAGAAGTGA